A window from Sphingobium sp. EM0848 encodes these proteins:
- a CDS encoding YeiH family protein — translation MVALADRHPTSPAQLAGKCIRLLPGVGLCFALTAAAYGLEASERALAGKAWLEALVLSILLGTALRSLWTPDRKWRAGIDFSAKYLLEVAVVLLGVSVSAATILAAGPALLFGIAGVVASAMLLSFGIGRLLGLPVRMALLVACGNSICGNSAIAAVAPVIGADSDDVAASITFTAVLGVVVVLGLPLLGIALGLSGIAFGVFAGLTVYAVPQVIAAASPLGAAAVQMGMLVKLVRVLMLGPTCLILSLIAPHLARPVDRHGKAVADRTEMKQPGIAHLVPWFIIGFLTLVACRSLGLVPTAAIAPISHIATVLTIVSMAALGLGVDVRTVAKAGCRVTAAVILSLLGLCGISLALLSALH, via the coding sequence ATGGTCGCTCTTGCCGATCGTCATCCAACATCGCCGGCACAATTGGCTGGCAAATGCATTCGCCTGTTACCGGGCGTGGGCCTCTGTTTCGCGCTGACGGCAGCCGCTTATGGATTGGAGGCGAGTGAACGAGCGCTGGCCGGCAAGGCGTGGCTTGAAGCGCTGGTCCTTTCCATCCTGCTCGGCACCGCCTTGCGCAGCCTGTGGACGCCGGATCGCAAATGGCGGGCCGGGATCGATTTCAGCGCCAAATATTTGCTGGAAGTGGCAGTGGTCCTGCTCGGCGTGTCGGTGAGCGCCGCCACGATCCTGGCGGCGGGGCCCGCACTTTTATTCGGCATTGCCGGCGTGGTGGCGAGCGCCATGCTGCTGAGCTTCGGCATCGGTCGGCTGCTTGGGCTGCCGGTTCGCATGGCACTGCTGGTCGCATGCGGCAACTCAATCTGCGGCAACTCGGCCATCGCGGCGGTTGCGCCCGTGATCGGCGCCGACAGCGACGATGTGGCGGCCTCGATCACCTTTACTGCCGTGCTGGGCGTGGTCGTGGTGCTCGGCCTTCCGCTGCTCGGGATCGCGCTCGGGTTGAGCGGCATCGCTTTCGGTGTCTTCGCTGGGCTGACCGTCTATGCCGTGCCGCAGGTGATCGCAGCCGCTTCTCCGCTGGGCGCGGCGGCCGTCCAGATGGGCATGTTGGTGAAGCTGGTGCGTGTGCTGATGCTTGGACCAACCTGCCTGATATTGTCGCTGATCGCTCCCCACCTTGCCCGGCCGGTGGACCGCCATGGCAAGGCGGTCGCCGACAGAACAGAGATGAAGCAACCCGGCATTGCGCATCTGGTGCCGTGGTTCATCATCGGCTTCCTCACCTTGGTCGCATGCCGCTCGCTGGGGCTTGTGCCGACAGCAGCCATTGCGCCGATCAGCCATATTGCGACAGTGCTGACCATAGTGTCCATGGCCGCGCTCGGCCTCGGAGTGGACGTGCGCACAGTGGCAAAGGCCGGTTGCCGTGTGACGGCGGCGGTGATCCTGTCTCTGCTCGGTCTATGCGGGATCAGCCTGGCTCTGCTTTCCGCTCTCCACTGA
- a CDS encoding LysR family transcriptional regulator yields the protein MTLDQLRIFVGVAEREHMTAAARALHVTQSAASAAIAALEERHAVKLFHRIGRGIALTEAGRLFLVEARGILARAAAAENMLGELGGLKRGTLRVVASQTIAAYWLPSILAAFRERYPALEIDLAIANTEGAAARVRNGEADLGIVEGEIDDPALAHWPIGEDRLVLVQAIPFEVDHIDANWLRDACWVRREPGSGTRSTFDHYLAAVGVDSETLNVALVLPSNESVRTAVEAGAGVAVLSSLVVAPAIAAGTLHIAPIEFPPRPFFGLRHKERYRSRATDALLELVGSASG from the coding sequence ATGACCCTCGATCAACTCCGAATCTTTGTTGGAGTGGCCGAACGCGAGCACATGACGGCCGCGGCTCGTGCCCTTCATGTCACGCAGTCCGCGGCTTCCGCCGCGATAGCCGCTTTGGAGGAGCGGCACGCGGTGAAGCTGTTCCACCGGATCGGGCGGGGCATCGCATTGACCGAGGCAGGGCGGCTTTTCCTGGTCGAGGCACGCGGCATACTCGCGCGCGCCGCCGCCGCGGAGAATATGCTGGGCGAACTGGGTGGGCTGAAGCGCGGCACGCTTCGTGTCGTTGCCAGCCAGACCATCGCCGCCTATTGGCTCCCCTCCATTCTGGCCGCCTTCCGCGAACGCTATCCCGCATTGGAGATCGATCTGGCGATCGCCAATACCGAGGGGGCTGCGGCACGGGTCCGCAATGGCGAAGCCGACCTGGGCATAGTCGAAGGCGAGATAGATGATCCAGCACTTGCCCATTGGCCGATCGGCGAGGATCGGCTGGTGCTGGTCCAGGCTATCCCATTCGAGGTTGATCACATCGATGCGAATTGGTTGCGTGACGCATGCTGGGTACGGCGTGAGCCGGGTTCCGGTACGCGATCGACATTCGATCATTATCTGGCAGCGGTTGGTGTGGATTCAGAAACCCTGAACGTGGCGCTTGTCCTCCCATCCAATGAGAGCGTCCGGACAGCCGTCGAGGCGGGCGCTGGGGTGGCGGTTCTCTCCTCCCTTGTCGTGGCGCCGGCGATCGCCGCGGGGACGTTGCATATCGCGCCCATTGAGTTTCCACCGCGGCCGTTCTTCGGTCTGCGCCATAAAGAACGCTATCGTTCCAGGGCAACCGATGCATTGCTGGAGCTTGTTGGATCAGCGAGCGGATAA
- a CDS encoding TolC family protein encodes MVRTLAALLAAASCVAVAQAQDIPTAVASSPSLTLDDAVAAAGGSAPALDAAQAGVEAARAGRTVAGLRPNPTVQTQVENVAGTGLYRGVGGAEATVSVAVPIELGGKRSARIAVANAQADRALLTQAITQADIRLQVIQLYVEAVASERRLATARDQARIATDAANTARVRVEAGRASPIEEQRASVARINADAHVERTKRLAAAARANLARRIGQPLPQSLDLAWLDHLPASHGPGRPVSATGTLALAAADANLAVADAAVRLSQSQRMPDLEVGPGVRHFSQTNDTAFVFTVSMPIPIFHSGKAAVAQARAQRTSVEAQKRLTALDIEQAITDAQVAADNAAITARTTSGPALAAAQEAARIARIGYREGKFGQLDLLDAERTLADTRVAAIDALAAYQNARAQLERLTAPAPEQGN; translated from the coding sequence ATGGTTCGAACCCTTGCAGCCTTGCTGGCTGCCGCGTCTTGCGTCGCCGTGGCGCAAGCGCAGGACATACCCACAGCGGTCGCCAGTTCGCCGTCCCTGACACTTGATGATGCCGTTGCGGCAGCGGGCGGAAGTGCGCCGGCACTCGATGCGGCGCAGGCCGGCGTAGAGGCAGCTCGCGCAGGCCGAACCGTCGCGGGTTTGCGACCCAATCCCACCGTACAGACACAGGTGGAAAATGTCGCCGGAACCGGCCTTTATCGCGGCGTCGGGGGTGCCGAAGCAACCGTCAGCGTAGCCGTTCCCATCGAGTTGGGCGGCAAGCGCTCCGCCCGGATTGCAGTTGCCAATGCGCAAGCCGATCGCGCCTTGCTGACGCAGGCCATCACGCAGGCGGACATTCGTCTTCAGGTCATCCAGCTTTATGTGGAGGCCGTGGCATCCGAACGGCGGCTGGCCACGGCGCGCGATCAGGCGAGGATTGCCACCGACGCGGCCAATACGGCGCGGGTGCGGGTCGAGGCTGGCCGCGCTTCACCCATTGAAGAGCAGCGCGCCAGCGTTGCCAGGATCAATGCCGACGCCCATGTCGAGCGCACGAAGCGGCTCGCCGCCGCCGCCCGCGCCAATCTGGCTCGCAGGATCGGCCAGCCCCTGCCGCAATCGCTCGACCTTGCATGGCTCGACCATTTACCGGCCAGCCACGGACCTGGGCGCCCCGTCAGCGCGACGGGAACATTGGCGCTCGCCGCCGCCGACGCCAATCTCGCCGTTGCCGATGCAGCTGTGCGGCTGTCGCAATCGCAACGGATGCCGGATCTGGAAGTCGGCCCCGGCGTGAGGCATTTCTCGCAGACGAATGACACGGCTTTTGTCTTCACCGTCAGCATGCCGATCCCGATCTTCCATTCGGGCAAAGCCGCCGTCGCCCAGGCACGCGCGCAACGCACGTCGGTCGAAGCGCAGAAGCGCCTGACCGCGCTCGATATCGAGCAGGCCATCACCGATGCACAGGTGGCGGCGGACAATGCCGCGATCACCGCCCGGACGACGAGCGGCCCGGCCTTGGCCGCCGCCCAGGAGGCAGCGCGCATCGCCCGCATCGGTTATCGGGAGGGCAAGTTCGGCCAACTCGATCTGCTCGACGCCGAGCGCACCCTTGCCGACACGCGCGTTGCCGCGATCGACGCGCTCGCTGCCTATCAAAATGCCCGCGCGCAACTGGAGCGCCTGACCGCGCCCGCGCCGGAACAAGGGAACTGA
- a CDS encoding efflux RND transporter periplasmic adaptor subunit, whose product MLSRTFIAVALPLSLALTLASCGGGEAAKEASATSEGAGEKAAHIDEGKITLSTDQIAAAGIQIGRPTIGGSGTIELPATIDGDPQGTQVVSAAIGGRVVALTRNLGQSVGRGQTLAIIESREAASLNAEIEAARARLALANSNLSREQRLFAQRVSPEQDLIAARTAATEARIALRLARQQLAAAGAGGGGLNRIAITAPISGQVIGRSVVLGQTVAADAELFRVANLSNLSLSLNLQPLDAGRVRPGAAVTVKAAGREATARVSFVSPALDTNIRLVPVIATLDNRQGQWRVGEPVTAAVEFTGTGTGGDGAIRVPSTAVQTQKGKTIVFVRTRTGFEATPVAVGDRSGDSVIVRSGLKGSEEIATTNSFTLKAELGKGEAAHED is encoded by the coding sequence ATGCTGTCCAGGACATTCATTGCGGTGGCCCTCCCACTGTCGTTGGCGCTGACCCTTGCCAGCTGCGGCGGCGGCGAGGCTGCCAAAGAAGCCTCCGCCACCAGTGAAGGGGCGGGGGAAAAAGCTGCCCATATCGATGAAGGCAAAATCACGCTCAGCACCGATCAGATTGCGGCCGCCGGAATCCAGATCGGCCGTCCCACGATCGGCGGATCGGGCACGATCGAACTGCCCGCGACGATCGACGGCGATCCTCAGGGGACACAGGTCGTCTCGGCCGCCATCGGTGGCCGGGTGGTCGCGCTCACCCGCAATCTGGGCCAGTCCGTTGGACGGGGCCAGACGCTGGCCATCATCGAGAGCCGCGAAGCCGCCTCGCTCAATGCGGAGATCGAGGCCGCCCGCGCAAGGCTGGCGCTCGCCAATTCCAACCTTTCCCGCGAGCAGCGCCTGTTTGCCCAGCGCGTCTCGCCTGAACAGGATCTGATTGCCGCCCGTACCGCCGCGACCGAGGCACGCATAGCGCTTCGGCTCGCCCGGCAACAGCTTGCCGCAGCCGGTGCCGGAGGGGGTGGTCTCAATCGGATCGCGATCACAGCGCCGATTTCGGGTCAGGTGATCGGCCGCAGCGTCGTGTTGGGGCAGACCGTGGCCGCAGATGCGGAGCTGTTCCGGGTCGCGAACCTCTCGAACCTGTCCCTCTCGCTCAACTTGCAGCCGCTGGATGCCGGCCGTGTGCGTCCCGGCGCGGCCGTCACCGTCAAGGCAGCGGGCCGCGAAGCAACAGCGCGGGTCAGCTTCGTCTCTCCGGCGCTCGACACCAATATAAGGCTGGTTCCCGTCATCGCAACGCTCGACAACCGGCAGGGCCAGTGGCGCGTGGGCGAACCGGTCACGGCCGCCGTGGAGTTCACCGGCACCGGCACCGGCGGCGATGGCGCAATCCGCGTGCCTTCGACCGCAGTTCAGACCCAAAAAGGCAAGACGATAGTCTTCGTGCGGACCAGGACCGGCTTCGAGGCGACACCCGTCGCCGTAGGGGACCGTTCCGGCGACAGCGTGATCGTCCGCTCTGGCCTCAAGGGCAGTGAGGAGATCGCCACCACCAACAGCTTCACGCTCAAGGCCGAACTCGGCAAGGGCGAAGCGGCGCACGAGGATTGA
- a CDS encoding efflux RND transporter permease subunit, which translates to MIAPVVNWAVHKRWLVLLLTAIAAVIGAVALYRLPIDAVPDITNNQVQINIRAPALSPELVEKQVAFPIETALAGVPGLEYTRSLSRNGFAQVTAVFSDATDIFFARQQVGERLTSVADNLPDGVSPEMGPIATGLGEVAMWTVRLEHRKDDRHLPGEPGMQPDGSYITPEGERLTNDADKATYLRTAQDWIVAPLLKNTPGLAGVDSIGGYAKQYLVVPDVQRLASMGISLSDLGTALERNNSSVGGGFVNRNGEGLAVRADALVRNADELSRIVVATRQGVPITLGQVATVRTGQAVRMGSASENGTEVVVGTAVMRIGENSRTVATAVARRLEEINASLPPDVIVQPVLDRTALVNSTIRTVAKNLGEGALLVIIVLFALLGNFRAALIAAAIIPITMMLTSFGMLRVGVSANLMSLGALDFGLIVDGAVIIVENALRRMAERQHHQGRLLTAQERLHAVTAAAREMIKPSVYGQAIIILVYVPLLTLTGVEGKTFVPMALTVIIALVCAFVLSLTFVPAAIALWLSKRIEEKEGRIMNWLKTRYEPGLDRAMARPSITIGAGVGAFGVAALAFMALGQVFLPQLDEGDILIQALRIPATSVQQSQAMQVPIEQMMARQPEVKFVFSKTGTAELASDPMPPNATDMFVILKDRKDWPDPSLTKDDLIKRMEGQLQKFPGNAYEITQPIQMRFNELIAGVRGDIAVKVFGDDFNAMNATAEKIAGVLRRTKGAVDVKVEQTTGLPILDIRVNRDAMARLGVTAQDVQDIVTATIGGRKAGMIYEGDRRFPVVIRLSDAQRADMSLLSQVQLPTPGGQFVPLASVADIRIVDGPNQISRENGKRRVVVQANVRGRDVGTVVEDARNAIARDVRLPSGSYLEWGGQFENLASARERLQLVIPACFALIMLLLYGALGSVRDAAIVFTGVPLALVGGVLALLLRGMDFSISAAVGFIALSGIAVLNGLVMVSSVQDLMRTGMDRAQAARAGALQRLRPVVMTALVASLGFVPMALGTGAGAEVQKPLATVVIGGLVSATLLTLFVLPTLYARYGREAMVERRKAASPAG; encoded by the coding sequence ATGATCGCCCCTGTCGTCAACTGGGCGGTTCACAAGCGCTGGCTCGTCCTGCTGCTGACCGCCATCGCCGCCGTGATCGGTGCCGTGGCCCTGTACCGGCTGCCGATCGATGCTGTGCCGGACATCACCAACAATCAGGTGCAGATCAATATCCGCGCGCCTGCGCTCTCGCCCGAACTGGTGGAAAAACAGGTCGCCTTCCCGATCGAAACCGCGCTCGCCGGCGTTCCGGGCCTTGAATATACCCGGTCGCTCAGCCGCAACGGCTTTGCCCAGGTCACCGCCGTTTTCTCTGATGCGACCGATATCTTCTTCGCCCGCCAGCAGGTCGGCGAACGCCTGACCAGCGTCGCGGACAACCTTCCCGATGGCGTGAGCCCGGAAATGGGTCCGATCGCAACGGGACTGGGCGAAGTCGCCATGTGGACCGTTCGCCTCGAACATCGCAAGGATGACAGGCATCTGCCCGGCGAACCGGGGATGCAGCCTGACGGCAGCTATATCACCCCCGAGGGCGAACGGCTGACCAATGACGCGGACAAGGCGACCTATCTGCGCACGGCACAGGACTGGATCGTCGCGCCGCTGCTCAAGAACACCCCCGGTCTGGCGGGCGTCGATTCGATCGGCGGTTACGCCAAGCAATATCTGGTCGTGCCGGATGTGCAGCGCCTGGCTTCCATGGGCATATCGCTGAGCGATCTTGGCACCGCACTCGAACGCAACAATAGCAGTGTCGGCGGTGGCTTCGTCAATCGTAATGGCGAGGGGCTTGCGGTTCGCGCCGACGCGCTCGTGCGCAACGCCGATGAGCTGTCCCGGATCGTTGTCGCCACCCGTCAGGGCGTGCCGATCACGCTGGGGCAGGTTGCGACGGTCCGCACGGGCCAGGCCGTTCGCATGGGGTCGGCTTCGGAAAATGGCACGGAGGTCGTCGTCGGCACCGCCGTCATGCGGATCGGCGAAAACAGCCGGACGGTGGCGACGGCGGTCGCCCGGCGGCTTGAGGAGATCAACGCCTCTCTACCGCCCGACGTCATCGTCCAGCCCGTCCTTGATCGCACGGCGCTGGTGAATTCGACCATCAGGACGGTAGCGAAGAATCTTGGCGAAGGCGCACTGCTTGTCATCATCGTGCTGTTCGCCCTGCTGGGGAATTTCCGCGCGGCGCTGATCGCGGCTGCGATCATTCCGATCACGATGATGCTCACCAGCTTCGGCATGCTGCGTGTCGGGGTGTCGGCAAATCTCATGAGCCTTGGCGCGCTGGACTTCGGCCTGATCGTCGATGGCGCAGTCATCATCGTGGAAAATGCACTGCGGCGCATGGCGGAACGGCAGCATCATCAAGGCCGCCTGCTGACGGCGCAGGAGCGTCTCCATGCCGTGACGGCGGCGGCGCGCGAGATGATCAAGCCGTCGGTCTATGGTCAGGCCATCATCATCCTCGTCTATGTCCCGCTGCTGACGCTGACGGGCGTCGAGGGCAAGACATTCGTACCCATGGCGCTTACCGTCATCATCGCGCTCGTCTGCGCTTTTGTCCTCTCGCTCACCTTCGTCCCGGCAGCCATCGCCCTTTGGCTCTCGAAGCGGATCGAGGAGAAGGAAGGGCGGATCATGAACTGGCTCAAGACCCGCTACGAACCCGGTCTTGATCGGGCGATGGCGCGCCCATCGATTACCATCGGTGCGGGCGTCGGCGCTTTTGGCGTGGCGGCCCTTGCTTTCATGGCTTTGGGTCAGGTGTTCCTGCCCCAACTTGATGAAGGCGACATTCTCATTCAGGCCCTGCGCATTCCCGCGACGTCGGTGCAACAGAGCCAGGCCATGCAGGTGCCGATCGAGCAGATGATGGCAAGGCAGCCCGAAGTGAAGTTCGTCTTTTCGAAGACCGGCACGGCGGAACTGGCATCCGATCCCATGCCGCCCAATGCCACCGACATGTTCGTGATCCTCAAGGATCGAAAGGACTGGCCCGATCCGAGCCTCACCAAGGACGATCTGATCAAGCGAATGGAAGGCCAGCTCCAGAAATTTCCGGGCAATGCCTATGAAATCACCCAGCCGATCCAGATGCGCTTCAATGAGTTGATCGCGGGCGTGCGGGGCGACATCGCCGTCAAGGTGTTTGGCGACGACTTCAACGCCATGAATGCCACGGCCGAGAAGATCGCCGGTGTGCTTCGGCGCACCAAGGGAGCCGTGGACGTCAAGGTCGAGCAGACGACCGGCCTTCCCATACTCGACATTCGGGTCAATCGTGATGCCATGGCGCGCCTTGGGGTCACCGCGCAGGATGTTCAGGATATCGTCACCGCGACCATCGGCGGCCGCAAGGCCGGCATGATCTACGAAGGCGACCGTCGCTTTCCCGTGGTCATTCGGCTGTCCGATGCGCAGCGGGCGGACATGTCGCTGCTCAGTCAGGTTCAGCTTCCAACGCCGGGCGGGCAGTTCGTGCCGCTTGCCAGCGTCGCGGACATCCGGATCGTTGATGGCCCCAACCAGATCAGCCGCGAGAACGGTAAGCGCCGCGTGGTCGTTCAGGCGAATGTCCGTGGCCGCGACGTCGGCACTGTGGTCGAAGACGCCCGGAATGCGATCGCCCGTGACGTTCGTCTTCCCTCGGGCAGCTATCTGGAATGGGGCGGCCAGTTTGAAAATCTGGCTTCGGCCCGCGAACGACTGCAACTCGTCATTCCGGCCTGTTTCGCGCTGATCATGCTGCTCCTCTATGGAGCGCTGGGATCGGTTCGTGACGCGGCGATCGTGTTCACCGGCGTTCCCCTGGCTCTGGTGGGCGGCGTCCTTGCGCTGCTGCTGCGGGGCATGGACTTTTCGATCTCCGCAGCGGTCGGGTTCATCGCTCTGTCCGGGATCGCGGTGCTGAACGGGCTGGTGATGGTGTCCTCGGTTCAGGACCTCATGCGAACGGGCATGGACCGGGCGCAAGCGGCAAGGGCAGGCGCTCTTCAGCGCCTTCGCCCGGTGGTGATGACCGCGCTGGTCGCGAGTCTTGGCTTCGTCCCCATGGCATTGGGAACCGGAGCGGGCGCGGAGGTGCAGAAGCCGCTTGCGACCGTGGTGATTGGCGGCCTTGTCTCGGCGACGTTGCTGACCCTTTTCGTCCTGCCCACTCTCTACGCCCGCTATGGGCGGGAGGCGATGGTGGAACGCAGAAAAGCTGCCAGCCCCGCAGGGTGA
- a CDS encoding TetR/AcrR family transcriptional regulator, translating to MNSAKPSRSKGLRVGGRNGFQQQRKEQTRAAILAGAATVFSTTPYVFATIDELIAAAGVSRATFYTHFDSKLALALAIYGSIEADWQELFRELTNMARPSQPVLEDWLRRLAQIYIEHGYITSLVIQLATFEPNFRQRLRSDGDRLIDMLGSAGVGGFRAALSGDAERIRARLILTRLDQICSDLAAGSIMSLAEQSLYVTAGADELRCFMEMHE from the coding sequence ATGAACAGCGCCAAACCTTCCCGCTCCAAAGGGCTGCGCGTCGGCGGGCGGAATGGATTTCAGCAGCAGCGCAAGGAACAGACGCGCGCGGCAATCCTGGCGGGTGCGGCCACTGTATTTTCCACCACTCCCTATGTGTTCGCGACGATCGACGAACTGATCGCCGCAGCCGGGGTCAGCCGGGCCACCTTCTACACCCATTTCGATTCGAAGCTGGCGCTTGCGCTCGCCATCTATGGTTCGATCGAGGCCGACTGGCAGGAGCTTTTCCGCGAGCTCACGAACATGGCCCGGCCCAGCCAACCCGTGCTCGAAGACTGGCTTCGCCGGCTGGCGCAGATTTATATCGAGCATGGTTACATCACCTCGCTCGTCATCCAGCTGGCGACCTTCGAACCCAATTTCAGGCAGCGGCTGCGGAGCGACGGCGACCGCTTGATAGACATGCTGGGCAGCGCGGGCGTCGGTGGATTTCGCGCCGCTCTGTCGGGAGATGCGGAGCGCATCCGCGCGCGCCTGATCCTGACCCGGCTCGACCAGATCTGTTCAGACCTTGCCGCAGGCAGCATCATGTCCCTTGCCGAACAATCGCTCTATGTCACGGCAGGAGCCGACGAATTGCGATGCTTCATGGAAATGCACGAATAG
- a CDS encoding SDR family oxidoreductase, with product MTNGRLTGKSALVLGVAPGNVGEAIARRYIEQGARVTISGRRADAVADVAAQIGADWQACDITVEGAPERLVTETAARQGGLDIGINATGWGLIKPFLDMTRADLDAMNAVQFTGPFRFFQALVAAMPQGGSIIQISSVTATIMFDNHAAYMGTKAGIDHVIRCIAHEFGHQGIRANSIAPGGIIDAPMSGGGLMLDNVAALYRREVPLGRSTECADVADAALWLASEESAFVTGQTIHVSGGQTLRRNPSIGEVYAAYGAAG from the coding sequence ATGACGAACGGACGGCTCACCGGAAAATCAGCGCTGGTGCTGGGTGTCGCCCCCGGCAATGTCGGCGAGGCAATCGCGCGGCGCTACATCGAACAGGGTGCGCGCGTCACCATTTCGGGCCGCCGCGCAGACGCCGTCGCCGATGTGGCGGCGCAGATCGGCGCCGACTGGCAGGCATGCGACATCACAGTCGAGGGCGCGCCCGAGCGGCTTGTCACGGAGACAGCGGCGCGCCAGGGTGGGCTCGACATCGGGATCAACGCGACTGGCTGGGGGCTGATCAAGCCCTTTCTCGACATGACCCGCGCCGACCTCGACGCGATGAACGCGGTCCAGTTCACCGGCCCCTTCCGCTTCTTTCAGGCGCTTGTCGCCGCTATGCCGCAGGGCGGGTCGATCATCCAGATTTCCTCCGTCACGGCGACGATCATGTTCGACAATCACGCCGCCTATATGGGCACCAAGGCAGGGATCGATCATGTCATCCGCTGTATCGCGCATGAATTCGGCCATCAGGGCATCCGCGCCAATTCGATCGCGCCGGGGGGCATCATCGACGCGCCGATGTCGGGCGGCGGATTGATGCTGGACAATGTCGCCGCGCTCTATCGGCGCGAGGTGCCGCTGGGCCGCAGCACAGAATGCGCCGATGTCGCCGACGCGGCGCTGTGGCTCGCGAGCGAAGAATCCGCTTTCGTCACCGGCCAGACCATCCATGTCAGCGGCGGTCAGACGCTGCGCCGCAACCCCTCGATCGGCGAGGTTTACGCAGCCTACGGCGCGGCGGGCTGA
- a CDS encoding VOC family protein, with amino-acid sequence MAEALFGSIDQIGFVVDDLDQSIACRMRQIGLGPWTVFRGVTLDGRFRGQLTRVVIDVALAYQGDVQIELIQPIGNAASPYRDESGAPLCGMHHIAWIVDNLDAAVAEATARGLSVLFEASNPSTRVAYLETKDDPGVLYEFIEGAGMREMVAAGIAAARGWDGSNPVTTIETGE; translated from the coding sequence ATGGCGGAAGCGTTATTCGGATCGATCGACCAGATTGGCTTTGTGGTCGACGACCTCGACCAATCGATAGCCTGCCGGATGCGGCAGATCGGCCTCGGCCCCTGGACCGTCTTTCGCGGCGTGACGCTCGACGGGCGATTCCGGGGCCAGCTGACGCGCGTCGTGATAGATGTCGCGCTCGCCTATCAGGGCGATGTCCAGATCGAGTTGATCCAGCCGATTGGGAATGCCGCCTCCCCCTATCGCGACGAAAGCGGCGCGCCGTTGTGCGGGATGCATCATATAGCGTGGATCGTCGACAACCTTGATGCCGCGGTCGCGGAAGCGACCGCGCGCGGGCTGTCGGTCCTGTTCGAGGCCTCCAACCCATCAACCCGCGTCGCCTATCTCGAAACCAAGGACGATCCGGGCGTTCTGTACGAGTTCATTGAAGGCGCCGGAATGCGCGAGATGGTCGCCGCTGGCATCGCAGCGGCGCGCGGCTGGGACGGCAGCAATCCGGTGACGACGATCGAGACAGGGGAGTGA
- a CDS encoding NADP-dependent oxidoreductase translates to MRAIILNRFGGTEVLQPAEIERPRAAPGGVVVQVAFAGVNPADWKAREGWLAPFFDYHFPFVLGFDAAGIVAEIGDGVNGLAVGDRVVTASNQGRGERGSYAEYVASDQERVVKLPDHVSLRDAATLPTAGMTAWEAVFDVGGAAPGQKVLINGGAGGTGSYAIQLARMAGAEVAATCGPQNLDYVRALGADLAIDYRKGAVLDAVRAWAPDGVDLIIDTVGQGSLLQSIEMVKRGGLVVQISTLIADEPMPDMTQAEALGVRVTVASSTFPNQPRQLNGLVDALATGRIRAPEIHVMPLHAAAEAQQRVAAGHVRGKILLDVRGDGGF, encoded by the coding sequence ATGCGGGCAATCATCCTGAACCGCTTTGGTGGAACCGAAGTGCTGCAACCAGCCGAGATCGAACGGCCACGCGCCGCGCCCGGAGGCGTGGTCGTTCAGGTTGCGTTCGCGGGCGTCAACCCTGCCGACTGGAAGGCACGGGAGGGCTGGCTTGCGCCTTTCTTCGATTACCATTTCCCCTTTGTCCTTGGCTTCGATGCGGCTGGCATCGTGGCCGAAATCGGAGACGGCGTGAACGGCCTCGCCGTCGGGGATCGCGTCGTCACGGCATCCAATCAGGGGCGCGGTGAGCGCGGCTCCTATGCCGAATATGTCGCGTCCGATCAGGAGCGGGTCGTCAAGCTGCCGGATCATGTATCGCTGCGGGATGCGGCCACCTTGCCCACGGCAGGCATGACCGCTTGGGAGGCCGTCTTCGATGTCGGCGGCGCGGCCCCCGGTCAAAAAGTCCTTATCAATGGCGGAGCTGGCGGAACCGGCAGCTATGCGATCCAACTCGCCCGCATGGCCGGTGCCGAGGTAGCGGCGACCTGCGGTCCGCAAAACCTCGATTATGTCCGCGCTCTCGGCGCCGATCTCGCCATCGACTATCGCAAGGGCGCTGTGCTGGATGCAGTCCGCGCCTGGGCCCCCGACGGTGTGGATCTGATTATCGATACGGTTGGCCAGGGCAGCCTGCTCCAGTCCATCGAGATGGTGAAGCGCGGAGGGCTGGTGGTCCAGATCTCGACACTGATCGCGGATGAACCCATGCCCGACATGACGCAGGCAGAGGCGCTGGGGGTCAGGGTGACGGTGGCTTCATCGACATTTCCCAATCAGCCGCGCCAGCTGAACGGGTTGGTGGACGCCTTGGCCACGGGTCGTATCCGGGCGCCGGAAATCCATGTCATGCCGCTCCATGCCGCAGCCGAAGCCCAGCAACGCGTGGCGGCCGGCCATGTCCGGGGCAAGATCCTGCTCGATGTTCGCGGTGATGGCGGCTTCTGA